In the genome of Streptomyces lydicus, the window GCACATCGGCCACCGCCTCGTCCTGATGGACAAGTGGACGCCGCAGGACATGCTGGCCCTGATCGAGGCGCACCGCTGCACCCACACCCATATGGTGCCCACCCAGTTCCACCGGCTGCTCGCGCTGCCGGAGGAGACCCGTGCGGCATACGACGTGAGCTCGATGCGGCACGCCCTCCACGGGGCCGCGCCCTGCCCCGACCACGTCAAACGCGCGATGATCGACTGGTGGGGCGACTGCGTCGAGGAGTACTACGCGGCCAGCGAGGGCGGCGGCGCGTTCGCGACCGCCGAGGACTGGCTCAAGAAGCCGGGGACGGTCGGCAAGGCCTGGCCGATCAGCGAACTGGCCGTCTTCGACGACGACGGAAACCGGCTGCCCCCGGGCGAACTCGGCACCGTCTACATGAAGATGAGCACCGGCGGCTTCCAGTACCACAAGGACGAGGGGAAGACGAAGAAGAACCGGATCGGCGACTTCTTCACCGTCGGCGACCTCGGATACCTGGACGCGGACGGATTCCTCTTCCTCCGTGACCGCAAGATCGACATGATCATCTCGGGCGGGGTGAACATCTACCCCGCCGAGATCGAATCCGTCCTGCTCGCGCACCCCGCGGTCGCCGACGCGGCCGCCTTCGGCATCCCGCACGACGACTGGGGCGAGGAGGTCAAGGCCGTCGTGGAACCCGCCGAGGGACAGGTGCCGGGGCCCGAACTGGCCGCGGAGATCATGGCTCACTGCGCACGGCAACTGGCAGGCTACAAACGCCCCAAGTCGGTCGACTTCCTCACCGCCATGCCACGTGACCCCAACGGCAAGCTGTACAAGCGCCGGCTGCGCGCGCCGTACTGGGAGGGGCGGGAGCGCTCCGTGTAGCCGCTAGCCGCTAGCCGGCCGCTAGCCGGTGGCCGGTGGCCGGTGGCCGCCGGTCGGATCCCCGGAGCCGCGGCGGGAGGGCGCCTGCCGGCTCCGGGCTCCGGTCGGTGCCTTGACCGGCGGCGAGGGGCGGCCGAGGATCGCGCCATGACGCAAGCGCGGAGCAATACGGTCGACGGAGTCCTGCGGCGCAGCGCCCGCCGGGTGCCCGGACGGACTGCGGTGCGGTACGCGGACCGGGCCTGGACCTATCGCGAGCTGGACGACGCGGTGACCGGCGCGGCCCGGGTGCTGCGGGCGGACGGCCTGCGGCCCGGCGACCGGGTCGCCTGCTACGGGCACAACTCGGACGCGTACCTGATCGGATTTCTGGCCTGTGCCCGGGCCGGGCTGGTGCATGTGCCGGTCAACCACGGCCTCACCGGCGAGGATCTGCGCTATGTCCTGGAACAGTCGGGCAGCGCGCTGGTGCTCACCGACGCCGCGCTCGCGCCGCGGCTGCCGGGCTCCGTACGCACCATGACGCTGTACGGGACGCCCGACGGCCTGCTGGAGCGGCTTGCGTTGCGCGACGGACCGGAGGCGGAGGCCGACGGGCCGGAGGCGGACGCGGACGAGCCGGTGACCGAGGTGGCCGAGGCGTCCGAGTCGGCCGCGGTATCCGAGTCGGCCGAGGTGTCCGACGAGGATCTGGTCCAGCTCCTCTACACCTCGGGGACCACCGCCCTGCCCAAGGGCGCCATGATGACGCACCGTGCCCTGGTGCACGAGTACACCAGCGCCGTCGTCGCCCTGGACCTGAAGGAGACCGACCGGCCGCTGCACTCGCTCCCGCTCTACCACTCCGCGCAGCTGCACGTCTTCCTGCTGCCCTATCTGGCGGTCGGCGCGGAGAACACCATCCTGGACGGGCCCGACCCCGGACGGATCTTCGACCTGGTGGAAAGGGGCCTGGCCGACAGCCTGTTCGCGCCGCCGACCGTGTGGATCGCGCTGTCGAACCACCCCGACTTCGCCACCCGCGAGCTGAGCGGGCTGCGCAAGGCCTACTACGGTGCCTCGATCATGCCGGTACCGGTACTGGAACGGCTCCGCGCCCGGCTGCCCCGGCTCGCCTTCTACAACTGCTTCGGGCAGAGCGAGATCGGGCCGCTGGCCACCGTGCTCGGCCCCGGCGAACACGACGGCCGGATGGACTCCTGCGGGCGCCCGGTGCTGTTCGTCGAGGCACGGGTGGTGGACGAGGAGGGCCGGGAGGTGCCGGACGGCACCCGGGGCGAGGTCGTCTACCGCTCCCCGCAACTGTGCACCGGCTACTGGGACAAGCCGGAGGAGACCGCGGAGGCGTTCCGGGGCGGCTGGTTCCACTCCGGCGACCTCGCCGTGCGGGACGCGGAGGGCTACTTCACGGTGGTCGACCGGGTCAAGGATGTCATCAACTCCGGTGGCGTACTGGTCGCCTCACGCCAGGTCGAGGATGTGCTCTACGAGCATCCGCAGGTGGCCGAGGTCGCGGTCATCGGGCTGCCGGACGAGCGCTGGATCGAGGCGGTGACCGCGGTGGTGGTGCTGCGTACGGACGGGCCGGACGGCACGGGCGGCACAGCCGGTACGGGCGGTGCCGGGGGCGGGCCGGACGGCTCGGCTGTGGGGGAGCAGGAGCTGATCGCGGCGGCCCGCGCCCGCCTTGCGCCGTTCAAGGCGCCCAAACGGGTGATGTTCGTGGACGCGCTGCCGCGCAACGCCAGCGGCAAGGTCCTCAAGCGGGAGCTCCGCGCACGGTTCGGCGCGTCCTGAGCCCGGGACGGCCGGGCGCGCGGAAGGGCGGTTGTCAGTGCCCCCTGCCATCCTGGGAAACGGCGGGAAACGGCCGCGAACGCCACGCCCCGTGCGACGGAAGCGCGCCGTTGACCGATGGAGATCAACGGAGCTGCGACGGAGATCAACGGAGGACCCTTCATGCTGACGACCCACTACGTTCCGGGCACACCCAACTGGCTCGACCTCGGGGCCCCCGATATCGACGACGCCGTCTCCTTCTACGGCGACGTGTTCGGCTGGCGCTTCCAGTCGGCCGGTCCGGACGCCGGCGGCTACGGCTTCTTCCAGCTCGACGGCAAGACGGTCGCTGCCATCGGCCCGCTGATGGACGAGGGCGCGCGCTCCGCCTGGACGGTGTACTTCCACACCCCGGACGCGGACGCCACGCTCAAGTCGGTGGAGCAGGCCGGCGGCTCGGTGCGCGTCCCGCCGATGGACGTCTTCACCGCGGGCCGGCTGGCCGCCTTCACCGACCCGACGGGCGGCGAGTTCGCCGTATGGCAGCCGGGCGATGTCCAGGGTCTGGACACGGTCATGGAGCCGAACTCCCTGTGCTGGACGGAGCTGTACACCACCGACGCGGCCGCCGCGAAGGACTTCTACCGCTCGGTCTTCTCCTGGAGCCACCAGGACATGCCGATGGGCGGTGACCTCGTCTACTCCGTCGTCTCCGCACCGGGCGGCGGCAAGGACGACGACACCGGGCACGGCGGCATCATGCAGTTGCAGAAGGAGCATCTGCAGGCCGGTTCGAGCTCGGAGTGGCACCCGTACTTCGGCGTGACCGACTGCGACGCCACGTTCGCCGCGGCCACCGACCGCGGCGCCACGGTCCTGATCCCGCCCACCGACGCCCCGGGCGTCGGCCGGCTGGCCATGGTCAAGGACCCGGCAGGGGCCCCGTTCGCCCTCATCAAGGGGGACCCGACGCTGGGTTGAGCCGACCTGAGCTGGGCTGACCCCTGGGTTGGGCTGACCCCTGGGCTGAGCCGACCGCTGGGTCGGGCCGACCCGCTGGGCTGAGCTGATCCCCTGGGCTGAGCCGACCCGCGGCCCGGCCGTTGCCTCGCGGACGCGGAGGCCGAAAATACCGCGCCCGCCACGGCCGGCAGCGCCTATCGTCCCCGGGACGGCGGAACGCACGGCGTATGGCGCACGGCGTATGGCGCACGGCGTATGCGTGTGGCGTATGCGTGTGGCGCAGGGCGTATGCGTATGGGTATGGCGCACGGAGAAGAGCCCGGGCATCCCGCATGACGGAGAGCGAGCGGACACGGTGGACGCAGGGCGGCAGGAGTGGTGGACGGCTTCCGGAGTCAGGCTGCGCCGGGTCTCCTCCGGCGCCGGGCGCGGGAACTGGCTCTTCGTGCCCGGCGGGCCTGGACTGGGTTCCGAGTCCCTGCACGGCCTGGTGGCGGCGGCCCGGGTCCCCGGATCCGCCTGGCTGGTCGATCTGCCCGGCGACGGTTCCAACCGTGGCCTGCCCGCGATTCCGGCCGATCCCTACGCCTGCTGGCCGGGAGCCCTCGCGGAGGCCGCGCAGGCGCTGGACGACGTGGTGATGGTCGGCCACTCCACCGGAGGCATGTTCCTGCTGTCCGTCCCGGAACTCGCGGCACCTCTCACGGGTCTGGCGCTGATCAGCAGCGCCCCGCACGCCGGCTGGCGCCCCGCCTTCGCCCGCCATGCCGAGGATCACCCGCTCCCCGGCGTCGACGCCGCTGCCGAGCGCTACGTCCGGCAGCCGGACGACCAGAGCCTGCGTGCCCTGACGCTCGCCGCCGCACCGTGGAACTTCCACCCGTCCGCGTCCGCCGACGGCCGGGCGCTCCTCGCCGGCCTGCCGTACTGCCATGACGCGGTGGCCTGGGCCGACGCCCACTTCGACGACACCTACCGGGCCCGCTGGACGCCACGGGACCTGCCGACCCTGATCGTCAGCGGCGACCGGGACCACATCGTCGACCAGCGGATCTGGCAGGACGAGCCGGGCTTCCACGGGCCGCATATCCTGCACCGCCGGATAGCCGACGCCGGCCACTTCCCCTGGATCGAGAACCCCGGAGCCGTCCGCACGGCCTTCGCCGACCTCGCAGTCCGACTGGCCCCGACGGGCTGAGCAGCCCAGCCCTTGCAGCCCAGCCCTTGAAGTCGATCATTCAGGTAGCTCGGCGGCTACTGCTCCTCAGCCGGGAGTCGTCGCACCTCGAACTGGAAGCATCCGTATTCCAGTGCCCGGACGTGCACGAGCACCACGTCCGGGTCGTTGAACGCGTCGTCGAAGGCTGCGTCGAAGCCGGCCGTGGCGTCGGCCGGAATCTCCAGAAGGCGGCCACCCGCGATATGGCCCCGGGCGTCGTAGCGGCGCACGGTGCGCAGGGCGCCCGGCCGAGCGCAGGGGTAGTTCTCGCCGGGGGTGAACCCCTCGCAGTCATCGGCGTGGATGAAGACGGGACCCTGTTCGTCGTACGCGCCCGGATCTGCACCCTTCGCGGCGGCCCAACGACGCAACGGGGCGTACGAAACAAGGGCAATCCGCTCGCCGAGTGCGAGAGGGCGCAGGCAGCAGCGCAGCGGGGAGCCCTCGTCGTCGCGGGTCGCGACGTACGGGGCGCAGGGACGGCCCGCGTCATCGGCAACCCGCAATTCCTTGAGGACGGCTGTGTCAATGGGGAGCACGGTGTACCTGGTCATGTGCCCATGCTGGCCCGGCGCCAGGTGTGTTGGCTGGCGGGAATCGGACGTCGCGTTGGTGCGTGCCCAGGCAGGAGACGGACGTCGCGTTGGTGCGTGCCCACGCAGGAGACCGACCGGAAACGTCACACCGGCTGAGCGCAGGCCGCCTACGGTCGCCGACCGCTTGGAACCGGTCATCCAGAGACACACCTCCGGGCTCCAGGGAGAACACGCCCCACTACGGGGTCTCCGCAGCCTTGTCACGCGGCCGGGCGTCCACGATGCGCTTGATCTTGCCGACCGAGCGCTCCAGGGTCTCCGGGTCGACGATCTCGACCGCGACCGACACCCCGATCCCGTCCTTGACGCCCCGTGCGATCAGTCCGGCGGCGGCCGTGCGCGCCTCCGGGGGCGCGTCCGGCCGGGCCTCGGCGCGCACGGTCAGATGGTCCATCCGGCCCTCCCGGGTCAGCCTCAGCTGGAAGTGCGGGGCGACCCCGGGCGTCCGCAGCACGATCTCCTCGACCTGCGCGGGGAAGAGATTGACGCCGCGCAGAATGATCATGTCGTCGCTGCGTCCGGTGATCTTCTCCATCCGGCGGAAGGCGGCCCGCGCGGTAC includes:
- a CDS encoding acyl-CoA synthetase, with the translated sequence MTQARSNTVDGVLRRSARRVPGRTAVRYADRAWTYRELDDAVTGAARVLRADGLRPGDRVACYGHNSDAYLIGFLACARAGLVHVPVNHGLTGEDLRYVLEQSGSALVLTDAALAPRLPGSVRTMTLYGTPDGLLERLALRDGPEAEADGPEADADEPVTEVAEASESAAVSESAEVSDEDLVQLLYTSGTTALPKGAMMTHRALVHEYTSAVVALDLKETDRPLHSLPLYHSAQLHVFLLPYLAVGAENTILDGPDPGRIFDLVERGLADSLFAPPTVWIALSNHPDFATRELSGLRKAYYGASIMPVPVLERLRARLPRLAFYNCFGQSEIGPLATVLGPGEHDGRMDSCGRPVLFVEARVVDEEGREVPDGTRGEVVYRSPQLCTGYWDKPEETAEAFRGGWFHSGDLAVRDAEGYFTVVDRVKDVINSGGVLVASRQVEDVLYEHPQVAEVAVIGLPDERWIEAVTAVVVLRTDGPDGTGGTAGTGGAGGGPDGSAVGEQELIAAARARLAPFKAPKRVMFVDALPRNASGKVLKRELRARFGAS
- a CDS encoding alpha/beta fold hydrolase → MDAGRQEWWTASGVRLRRVSSGAGRGNWLFVPGGPGLGSESLHGLVAAARVPGSAWLVDLPGDGSNRGLPAIPADPYACWPGALAEAAQALDDVVMVGHSTGGMFLLSVPELAAPLTGLALISSAPHAGWRPAFARHAEDHPLPGVDAAAERYVRQPDDQSLRALTLAAAPWNFHPSASADGRALLAGLPYCHDAVAWADAHFDDTYRARWTPRDLPTLIVSGDRDHIVDQRIWQDEPGFHGPHILHRRIADAGHFPWIENPGAVRTAFADLAVRLAPTG
- a CDS encoding acyl-CoA synthetase gives rise to the protein MTHDSPPPNGFWAQATADPDRTVLIAPDGEEWTAGRLHAASNRLVHGLRAAGLRRGDAFAVVLPNGVEFFTAYLAASQAGFYLVPVNHHLVGPEIAWIVADSGAKVLIAHERFAGAARQAADEAKLPASHRYAVGAADGFRPYDRLLDGQPDSAPGDRTLGWVMNYTSGTTGRPRGIRRPLPDAEPEAAHLGGFLGIFGITPFGDHVHLVCSPLYHTAVLQFAGASLHIGHRLVLMDKWTPQDMLALIEAHRCTHTHMVPTQFHRLLALPEETRAAYDVSSMRHALHGAAPCPDHVKRAMIDWWGDCVEEYYAASEGGGAFATAEDWLKKPGTVGKAWPISELAVFDDDGNRLPPGELGTVYMKMSTGGFQYHKDEGKTKKNRIGDFFTVGDLGYLDADGFLFLRDRKIDMIISGGVNIYPAEIESVLLAHPAVADAAAFGIPHDDWGEEVKAVVEPAEGQVPGPELAAEIMAHCARQLAGYKRPKSVDFLTAMPRDPNGKLYKRRLRAPYWEGRERSV
- a CDS encoding VOC family protein — its product is MLTTHYVPGTPNWLDLGAPDIDDAVSFYGDVFGWRFQSAGPDAGGYGFFQLDGKTVAAIGPLMDEGARSAWTVYFHTPDADATLKSVEQAGGSVRVPPMDVFTAGRLAAFTDPTGGEFAVWQPGDVQGLDTVMEPNSLCWTELYTTDAAAAKDFYRSVFSWSHQDMPMGGDLVYSVVSAPGGGKDDDTGHGGIMQLQKEHLQAGSSSEWHPYFGVTDCDATFAAATDRGATVLIPPTDAPGVGRLAMVKDPAGAPFALIKGDPTLG
- a CDS encoding DUF1203 domain-containing protein, translating into MTRYTVLPIDTAVLKELRVADDAGRPCAPYVATRDDEGSPLRCCLRPLALGERIALVSYAPLRRWAAAKGADPGAYDEQGPVFIHADDCEGFTPGENYPCARPGALRTVRRYDARGHIAGGRLLEIPADATAGFDAAFDDAFNDPDVVLVHVRALEYGCFQFEVRRLPAEEQ